The sequence below is a genomic window from Leptospira inadai serovar Lyme str. 10.
AATGGAACCCGCAATTAAACCGGCGCTATCGGCTCACCCTAATGAAAGAATCGCATTGCTCGCAACGTCCGTGACTCATAGAGAAGAGAAATTACGAAATTTGAAACTATCACTTTCGGCCGAAGAAAGAATCGTTCATTTGAATTGCGACGGTCTCGCCACTCTCGTGGACTTGGGTAGATTCAAGGAAGCGGAAATTCTCTTGCGGAAGATTCTAAGGCCTGTCCAGTCGGAAGGCATTCGCGGGCTTGTTTTAGGCTGCACGCATTATGTTTTTTTAAAAAGATTACTTTTATCCGTTTATCCGGAGGCGATTTTGCACGACGGGAATGAAGGAACTACCAAGCATTTGATCCGTTCCTTACAATTAGAGCGATTTCCGGGAACTCCCGGCTTCGAACTTTTCTTTTCCGGA
It includes:
- the murI gene encoding glutamate racemase → MENEDAIPIKIGVMDSGMGGLSVLRTLLSLPYRAHYVYYGDLGNAPYGERSTEEVLALTKNVCSELLSQKVNAILLACNTATSAAASELRAELPVPVFGMEPAIKPALSAHPNERIALLATSVTHREEKLRNLKLSLSAEERIVHLNCDGLATLVDLGRFKEAEILLRKILRPVQSEGIRGLVLGCTHYVFLKRLLLSVYPEAILHDGNEGTTKHLIRSLQLERFPGTPGFELFFSGREKGSDAYLLGKRLLHENE